One region of Salvelinus sp. IW2-2015 linkage group LG6.1, ASM291031v2, whole genome shotgun sequence genomic DNA includes:
- the LOC111964953 gene encoding LOW QUALITY PROTEIN: regulating synaptic membrane exocytosis protein 2-like (The sequence of the model RefSeq protein was modified relative to this genomic sequence to represent the inferred CDS: inserted 3 bases in 2 codons), producing MKNRQLGTSSGSMNMTKSTSIGGDMCNLEKTDGSQSDTGVGMVGGDGDGDKKRRSSIGAKMAAVVGLSRKSRSTSQLSQTEAGGKKLRSTVQRSTETGLAVEMRSRMTRQASRESTDGSMNSYSSEGNLIFPGVRLSSDAQFSDFLDGLGPAQLVGRQTLATPPMGDIQIGIXDKKGALEVEVIRARALXGKPGSKALPAPYVKVYLLENGACIAKKKTKVARKTLDPLYQQQLPFEEAPGGKVLQIIVWGDYGRMDHKSFMGAVQILLDELDLSNMVIGWFKLFPPSSLVDPTLAPLTRRASQTSLDSRS from the exons ATGAAAAACAGGCAGTTGGGCACGTCGTCAGGGAGTATGAACATGACCAAGAGCACAAGCATCGGTGGAGACATGTGCAACCTGGAGAAGACGGACGGCAGCCAATCGGACACGGGCGTGGGCATGGTAggcggggacggggacggggacaaGAAGAGACGCTCCAGTATTGGTGCCAAAATGGCYGCAGTGGTTGGCCTCTCGCGGAAAAGCAGGAGTACCTCTCAGCTCAGCCAAACAG AAGCCGGTGGGAAGAAGCTTCGCAGCACCGTGCAGAGGAGCACAGAGACGGGCTTGGCCGTAGAGATGAGGAGCCGGATGACTCGGCAGGCCAGCAGAGAGTCCACCGACGGTAGCATGAACAGCTACAGCTCCGAGGGAAA CCTGATCTTCCCTGGTGTTAGGCTGTCCTCCGACGCCCAGTTCTCTGACTTCCTGGATGGACTAGGCCCAGCCCAGCTGGTTGGACGACAGACGCTAGCTACACCACCCATGG GTGACATCCAGATTGGAA GTGACAAGAAAGGAGCGCTGGAGGTGGAAGTGATCCGAGCCCGTGCCTT TGGAAAACCAGGTTCCAAGGCACTGCCAG caCCATATGTAAAAGTGTATCTTTTGGAAAACGGAGCCTGCATagccaaaaagaaaacaaaagtaGCAAGAAAAACCTTGGATCCCCTTTACCAGCAGCAACTGCCGTTCGAAGAGGCTCCTGGAGGGAAAGTTCTACAG ATCATCGTATGGGGAGACTACGGACGCATGGACCATAAATCCTTTATGGGAGCAGTTCAGATACTTTTAGATGAGCTGGACCTGTCTAACATGGTGATTGGCTGGTTCAAGCTCTTTCCTCCTTCCTCATTGGTGGACCCTACCCTGGCCCCCTTGACAAGAAGAGCTTCCCAAACGTCATTGGATAGCCGGTCATAG